A window of the Lactuca sativa cultivar Salinas chromosome 5, Lsat_Salinas_v11, whole genome shotgun sequence genome harbors these coding sequences:
- the LOC111880972 gene encoding probable indole-3-pyruvate monooxygenase YUCCA5: MFSFSEQNNLFGRRCVWVNGPVIVGAGPSGLAISACLRDQGIPFVVIERSDCIASLWQKRTYDRLKLHLPKKFCQLPKIPFPEEYPEYPTKKQFITYLENYAKKFDIRPQFNECVQSAKYDEACKLWRVKTVSTAGSVRSETEYICQMLVVATGENAEGVVPEIEGLQDFSGEVIHAKDYKSGEKFQGKKVLVVGCGNSGMEVSLDLSNHNAKPSMVIRNSVHVLPREMFGKSTFDLAMMLMKWLPLWIVDKLLLLFAWFIIGNIQSYGIKRPSLGPLTLKNHHGKTPVLDIGALEKIRSGDITVVPGIKKFTGKTVELVNGDILNIDSVVLATGYFSNVPFWLHESEFFAENGFPKTPFPNGWKGKGGLYAAGFTRRGLAGASADAMKISKDIGKEWKAELKQKKQKVPTHRRCISTF; encoded by the exons ATGTTTAGCTTTTCAGAGCAAAATAACTTATTTGGCCGTCGATGTGTATGGGTCAACGGGCCAGTTATAGTAGGGGCAGGTCCTTCGGGGCTTGCGATTTCAGCTTGCCTTCGGGACCAAGGGATTCCGTTTGTAGTGATTGAAAGATCCGACTGCATCGCATCCCTTTGGCAAAAACGAACCTACGATCGCCTCAAACTCCACCTTCCCAAAAAATTCTGTCAACTTCCTAAAATACCTTTCCCCGAAGAATACCCTGAGTACCCAACAAAGAAACAGTTCATCACTTACCTTGAGAATTATGCCAAAAAATTCGACATCAGGCCACAATTCAACGAGTGTGTTCAGTCAGCTAAGTATGACGAGGCCTGCAAGCTCTGGCGGGTCAAAACCGTCTCGACAGCTGGATCAGTCCGGTCCGAGACTGAGTATATCTGCCAGATGCTTGTTGTGGCAACCGGAGAAAACGCAGAAGGCGTAGTACCGGAAATCGAAGGTCTACAAGACTTCTCCGGTGAAGTCATCCATGCAAAAGACTACAAGTCCGGCGAAAAATTCCAAGGAAAAAAAGTTTTGGTCGTGGGGTGTGGGAATTCTGGCATGGAAGTCTCTCTTGATCTATCCAATCACAATGCGAAACCATCAATGGTGATTCGGAACTCG GTTCATGTTCTACCAAGAGAGATGTTCGGAAAATCGACATTCGATTTAGCCATGATGCTGATGAAATGGTTACCTCTATGGATAGTTGACAAGCTTTTATTGCTCTTCGCATGGTTCATAATTGGAAACATCCAAAGTTATGGCATAAAGCGACCATCTTTAGGTCCACTAACACTCAAAAACCACCATGGAAAGACCCCAGTTCTTGACATAGGAGCACTGGAGAAAATCCGGTCAGGCGACATCACCGTCGTGCCGGGAATCAAAAAGTTCACCGGAAAGACAGTCGAGTTAGTCAACGGCGACATCCTCAACATCGATTCTGTCGTTTTAGCTACTGGTTATTTCAGCAACGTCCCATTTTGGCTTCAT GAATCTGAATTCTTTGCCGAAAATGGATTCCCAAAAACCCCATTTCCAAATGGTTGGAAGGGAAAGGGAGGGTTGTACGCAGCAGGGTTTACAAGGAGAGGGCTGGCTGGTGCTTCTGCTGATGCAATGAAAATATCAAAAGATATTGGAAAAGAATGGAAAGCGGAATTAAAGCAGAAAAAACAGAAGGTTCCTACACATAGAAGATGCATCTCAACTTTCTAA